A stretch of Gossypium hirsutum isolate 1008001.06 chromosome A06, Gossypium_hirsutum_v2.1, whole genome shotgun sequence DNA encodes these proteins:
- the LOC121230501 gene encoding uncharacterized protein: MLARLSLLDDGSLLAELQVKLVWVEQIKSKQLVDATLGARFRQVENGKTSDFGINSERVLCFRGRMCIPKDDDLRKSILREVHSSLYAMHPGGNKMYQNLCELYWWPRLKREVMEFGPMFHFMILEEAARAMGTSWEDYLPLAEFAYNNSYQASIGMDPYEALYGQRCRTLTCWTELGKQRVLGPQLVADIEGKVRLIQDRLKEASDRQKSYAS; the protein is encoded by the exons ATGCTCGCCCGATTAAGcttgttggatgatggtagcttgttagctgagcTTCAAGTAAAACTGGTGTGGGTTGAGCAGATAAAGAGTAAGCAGTTAGTGGATGCGACTTTGGGTGCTCGTTTTAGACAAGTAGAAAATGGGAAGACATCAGactttgggataaatagtgaAAGAGTATTGTGTTTCCGAGGGAGAATGTGTATACCAAAGGACGATGATCTAAGGAAGTCTATTCTGCGAGAAGTGCATAGTAGtctctatgctatgcatcctggcggaaACAAGATGTATCAGAATTTGTgtgagctttattggtggcctagaCTTAAGCGCGAGGTTATGGAGTTC ggacccATGTTTCACTTCATGATTTTGGAAGAGGCTGCACGAGCTAtgggtactag CTGGGAAGACTATTTGCCATTAGccgaatttgcgtacaataatagttatcaagcaAGTATTGGGATGGATCCGTATGAAGCACTATATGGGCAAAGGTGTCGAACTCTAACATGTTGGACGGAATTGGGCAAACAAAGAGTTTTGGGCCCTCAGTTAGTAGCAGATATTGAGGGCAAGGTAAGATTGATTCAGGATCGGTTGAAGGAGGCCTCGGATAGGCAGAAGTCTTATGCTTCTTAA